Proteins from a genomic interval of Micromonospora sp. NBC_00389:
- a CDS encoding glutamate ABC transporter substrate-binding protein codes for MSILKMSFTGRRSLALTATAVAVALAATGCGGDSDSGAPALPGNPGLGGDGVVAQSVYDAAPVATDADIPAGSAMDAIRKRGYLSVGGSLDAPLLSQQNPVSGTIEGFDADMAKLLAKYITGKTEVKTTTIGTQTREAMLQAKSVDVVFQTYTITPQRATQIAFAGPYLTSGLAVGVRKDDTSIKSVKDLAGKTVIVGANTPAVTALPSAAPGSKQIAFGTDPQALQALLQKRGDAYVQDFTLLASGAKANPGMKVVGEPFTTEAYGIGLNREDAQFKEFVNKWLTKIQADGTWAKVWEATLGSVVEGGAPTPPALGSADGS; via the coding sequence ATGTCAATCCTCAAGATGAGCTTCACCGGGCGGCGCTCGCTCGCCCTCACCGCCACCGCGGTCGCGGTGGCCCTCGCCGCGACGGGCTGCGGCGGCGACAGCGACAGCGGCGCACCGGCCCTGCCCGGCAACCCCGGCCTGGGCGGCGACGGCGTGGTCGCCCAGTCGGTGTACGACGCCGCCCCGGTGGCCACCGACGCGGACATCCCGGCGGGCTCCGCCATGGACGCGATCCGCAAGCGCGGCTACCTCAGCGTCGGCGGCTCGCTGGACGCACCGCTGCTGTCCCAGCAGAACCCGGTCAGCGGCACCATCGAGGGCTTCGACGCCGACATGGCCAAGCTGCTGGCGAAGTACATCACCGGCAAGACCGAGGTGAAGACCACGACCATCGGCACCCAGACCCGGGAGGCGATGCTCCAGGCCAAGTCGGTGGACGTCGTCTTCCAGACGTACACCATCACCCCGCAGCGGGCCACCCAGATCGCTTTCGCCGGGCCGTACCTCACCTCCGGTCTGGCGGTCGGGGTCCGCAAGGACGACACCTCCATCAAGAGCGTCAAGGACCTCGCCGGCAAGACCGTCATCGTCGGGGCGAACACCCCAGCGGTCACCGCGCTGCCCAGCGCCGCTCCTGGCTCGAAGCAGATCGCCTTCGGGACCGACCCTCAGGCGCTGCAGGCGCTGCTGCAGAAGCGCGGCGACGCGTACGTGCAGGACTTCACGCTGCTCGCCTCCGGCGCCAAGGCGAACCCGGGGATGAAGGTGGTCGGCGAGCCGTTCACCACCGAGGCGTACGGCATCGGCCTCAACCGGGAGGACGCGCAGTTCAAGGAGTTCGTCAACAAGTGGCTGACGAAGATCCAGGCCGACGGCACGTGGGCGAAGGTCTGGGAGGCCACCCTCGGCTCGGTGGTGGAGGGCGGGGCGCCCACTCCGCCGGCCCTCGGTTCCGCCGACGGCTCCTGA
- a CDS encoding amino acid ABC transporter ATP-binding protein — MVSVRGLNKWFGPLHVLKDIDLTVAAGEVVVVVGPSGSGKSTLCRCLNRLETAGQGTVEIDGEPLPAEGRALARLRADVGMVFQSFNLFGHKTVLDNITLGPTRVRRIARPEARQQAMTLLERVGIADKANHHPAQLSGGQQQRAAIARALAMRPKVLLFDEPTSALDPEMVNEVLDVMVSLAAEGMTMIVVTHEMGFARRAADRVVFMDDGRIVESGAPDEFFAAPRTERARDFLSKILQH, encoded by the coding sequence ATGGTGTCGGTCCGCGGCCTGAACAAGTGGTTCGGTCCACTGCACGTGCTCAAGGACATCGACCTCACGGTGGCCGCCGGCGAGGTGGTCGTCGTGGTGGGGCCATCCGGCTCCGGAAAGTCGACCCTGTGCCGCTGCCTCAACCGGCTGGAAACGGCCGGTCAGGGCACCGTCGAGATCGACGGTGAGCCGCTGCCCGCCGAGGGCCGCGCGCTGGCCCGACTGCGCGCCGACGTCGGCATGGTCTTCCAGTCCTTCAATCTCTTCGGGCACAAGACGGTGCTGGACAACATCACCCTCGGCCCCACCCGGGTCCGCCGGATCGCCCGGCCCGAGGCACGCCAGCAGGCGATGACGCTGCTGGAGCGGGTCGGCATCGCCGACAAGGCGAACCACCACCCCGCCCAGCTCTCCGGCGGGCAGCAGCAGCGGGCCGCCATCGCCCGGGCACTGGCCATGCGGCCGAAGGTGCTGCTCTTCGACGAACCGACCTCGGCCCTCGACCCGGAGATGGTCAACGAGGTGCTCGACGTGATGGTCTCTCTCGCCGCCGAGGGGATGACCATGATCGTGGTCACCCACGAGATGGGCTTCGCCCGCCGCGCCGCCGACCGGGTCGTCTTCATGGACGACGGCCGGATCGTCGAGTCCGGCGCCCCCGACGAATTCTTCGCAGCCCCGCGCACCGAGCGGGCCCGCGACTTCCTGTCCAAGATCCTCCAGCACTAG
- a CDS encoding copper homeostasis protein CutC produces the protein MSTFEICIDSVEGAVSAEEAGADRVELCSALFDGGLTPSLGTIETTLRTVTRIRVHVIVRPRAGDFIYSPLEIEAMERDVRAAVAAGAHGIVIGALTAEGDVDVPTTRRLIAAAGDASITFHRAFDMVRDPYAALEQLVELGVHRVLTSGQEVSVLEGAPLIADLVRRAAGRIVIMPGGGITPRNIARIVEATGADEYHFAALVSSDSPAVHRNPAPLMGGTLHRPEYERSGTSGALVGQVLAAARA, from the coding sequence ATGAGCACATTCGAGATCTGCATCGACAGCGTCGAGGGGGCGGTCTCCGCCGAGGAGGCCGGGGCCGACCGGGTGGAGCTGTGCTCCGCGCTCTTCGACGGCGGGTTGACCCCCAGCCTGGGCACCATCGAGACGACCCTGCGCACCGTCACCCGGATCCGGGTGCACGTGATCGTCCGGCCGCGGGCCGGCGACTTCATCTACTCGCCGCTGGAGATCGAGGCGATGGAGCGGGACGTGCGGGCCGCGGTGGCGGCCGGCGCGCACGGCATCGTGATCGGCGCGCTGACCGCCGAGGGTGACGTCGACGTACCGACCACGCGCCGGCTGATCGCCGCCGCCGGCGACGCCAGCATCACCTTCCACCGCGCGTTCGACATGGTCCGCGACCCGTACGCGGCCCTGGAGCAACTGGTCGAGCTGGGAGTGCACCGCGTGCTCACCTCCGGCCAGGAGGTCAGCGTGCTGGAGGGTGCTCCGCTCATCGCCGACCTGGTCCGCCGGGCCGCCGGACGGATCGTCATCATGCCGGGCGGCGGCATCACCCCGCGCAACATCGCCCGGATCGTCGAGGCGACCGGCGCCGACGAGTACCACTTCGCGGCCCTGGTCAGCTCCGACAGCCCGGCTGTGCACCGCAACCCAGCGCCGCTGATGGGCGGCACTCTGCACCGGCCCGAGTACGAGCGGTCCGGCACGTCCGGGGCGTTGGTCGGCCAGGTGCTGGCCGCCGCCCGGGCCTGA
- a CDS encoding carbohydrate ABC transporter permease, producing the protein MSTTRAAPASSGRRAAAGRHGHGTDPDHRRPSWRDRLYRFDMRYMPYVLIAPFFLIFLVFGLFPLIFNGVIALRNYRLDDPTLTGWAGLANFRQLFGDDDFWNALYNTFGIFLLSSVPQLLLALIVASLLNRRLRAQTWWRVGVLLPYVTPIVASTMVFSVFFSRDFGMANWVLGLFGIGDDDPINWRADKLHAWIAIATMVNWKWIGYNALLYLAAMQSIPRDVYEAAAVDGAGPWRQLWRITVPMIQPVIVFTVILSTIGGFQLFIEPMLFDLNAQAATGGPNGEWQTIAQLIYKVGWKDLNLGYAAAMSWALFLIILVVAGINTLLTNRLSGGRSR; encoded by the coding sequence ATGTCCACCACCCGCGCCGCGCCCGCGTCGTCGGGCCGCCGTGCCGCCGCCGGGCGGCACGGTCACGGCACCGACCCGGACCACCGCCGGCCCAGCTGGCGCGACCGGCTGTACCGGTTCGACATGCGGTACATGCCGTACGTGTTGATCGCGCCGTTCTTCCTGATCTTCCTGGTCTTCGGCCTGTTCCCGCTGATCTTCAACGGCGTCATCGCCCTGCGGAACTACCGGCTGGACGATCCGACGCTCACCGGCTGGGCCGGCCTGGCCAACTTCCGCCAGCTCTTCGGCGACGACGACTTCTGGAACGCGCTCTACAACACCTTCGGAATCTTCCTGCTCTCCTCGGTGCCACAGCTGCTGCTCGCGCTGATCGTGGCGTCGTTGCTCAACCGCCGGCTCCGGGCGCAGACCTGGTGGCGGGTGGGCGTGCTACTGCCGTACGTCACCCCGATCGTCGCCTCGACCATGGTGTTCAGCGTCTTCTTCTCCCGCGACTTCGGGATGGCCAACTGGGTGCTCGGCCTGTTCGGCATCGGCGACGACGACCCGATCAACTGGCGGGCCGACAAGCTGCACGCCTGGATCGCCATCGCCACGATGGTCAACTGGAAGTGGATCGGCTACAACGCGCTGCTCTACCTGGCCGCCATGCAGTCCATCCCGCGCGACGTCTACGAGGCCGCCGCGGTCGACGGGGCCGGCCCGTGGCGTCAGCTCTGGCGGATCACCGTGCCGATGATCCAGCCGGTGATCGTGTTCACCGTCATCCTCTCCACCATCGGTGGATTCCAGCTCTTCATCGAGCCGATGCTCTTCGACCTCAACGCCCAGGCCGCGACCGGCGGACCCAACGGCGAGTGGCAGACCATCGCCCAGCTGATCTACAAGGTCGGCTGGAAGGACCTCAACCTCGGCTACGCGGCCGCGATGAGCTGGGCGCTCTTCCTGATCATCCTGGTCGTCGCCGGGATCAACACGCTGCTGACCAACCGACTCTCCGGAGGGCGATCCAGGTGA
- a CDS encoding carbohydrate ABC transporter permease produces MGRAPQDTPAGVGTYLLLATTMLFAAFPLYWMFVIATSNDEALAQIPPAVIPGDRFLVNLDEVFSLQDVYFAASLINSVIVSTVVTVSMLFFCSLAGFAFAKLRFAGSRWLMLFVVLTLTVPNQLGVVALYIVMGKLGWNGTLLAVIVPGLVTAFGVFYMRQFILNTVPDELIESARMDGATTMRVYRSIVLPAIRPALAVLGLLTFVATWNDFQWPLITLGGTDYPTSMVAISDLASGNYVIYRRVLAGAFVATIPLLIMLFIGGRQIVRGIMEGAVKS; encoded by the coding sequence ATGGGTCGCGCCCCGCAGGACACCCCGGCCGGCGTCGGGACGTACCTCCTGCTGGCCACCACCATGCTGTTCGCGGCGTTCCCGCTGTACTGGATGTTCGTCATCGCCACCAGCAACGACGAGGCCCTGGCCCAGATCCCACCGGCGGTGATCCCCGGGGACCGGTTCCTGGTCAACCTGGACGAGGTCTTCTCCCTCCAGGACGTCTACTTCGCCGCCTCGCTGATCAACAGCGTCATCGTCTCGACCGTGGTGACCGTCTCGATGCTGTTCTTCTGCTCCCTGGCCGGGTTCGCCTTCGCCAAACTGCGCTTCGCCGGCAGCCGGTGGCTGATGCTGTTCGTGGTGCTCACCCTCACCGTGCCGAACCAGCTCGGCGTCGTCGCGCTGTACATCGTGATGGGCAAGCTCGGCTGGAACGGCACCCTGCTGGCGGTCATCGTGCCCGGCCTGGTCACCGCGTTCGGCGTCTTCTACATGCGGCAGTTCATCCTCAACACCGTCCCCGACGAGCTGATCGAGTCGGCCCGGATGGACGGCGCGACCACCATGCGGGTCTACCGGTCCATCGTCCTGCCGGCGATCCGGCCGGCCCTCGCGGTGCTCGGCCTACTCACCTTCGTGGCGACCTGGAACGACTTCCAGTGGCCGTTGATCACCCTGGGCGGCACCGACTACCCGACCTCGATGGTCGCCATCTCCGACCTGGCCAGCGGCAACTACGTCATCTACCGTCGGGTGCTCGCCGGTGCCTTCGTGGCTACCATCCCCTTGCTGATCATGTTGTTCATCGGTGGACGGCAGATCGTCCGCGGAATCATGGAAGGTGCGGTGAAGTCTTGA
- a CDS encoding amino acid ABC transporter permease → MNQTQQILFDEPGPRARRRIRIATVLGAVILVGAVVAAVYQFASHGELAAARWEPFTTWPIWRYLLNGLWATVRAAAATAVLSAALGLLLALGRLSAHRPLRWLAGAYVEIFRTVPTLLLIYVTLFALPQYGMNFPLFWKLVVPLVVSNSAAFAEIFRAGILALDRGQTEAGLAVGLRRGQVMALVVLPQALLQLTPSLVSQLVGLLKDTSLGFVVSYTELLYSGQVLSSYTHLLIQTFLVVALIYLVVNASLSKFARVLQARNGRFTGRRGRRSADLPPSLTEGNIR, encoded by the coding sequence ATGAACCAGACCCAACAGATCCTGTTCGACGAGCCCGGCCCCCGGGCCCGGCGACGGATCCGGATCGCCACCGTGCTGGGCGCTGTCATCCTGGTCGGCGCCGTCGTCGCGGCCGTGTACCAGTTCGCCAGCCACGGCGAGCTGGCCGCCGCCCGCTGGGAACCGTTCACCACCTGGCCGATCTGGCGGTACCTGCTCAACGGGCTCTGGGCCACCGTGCGCGCCGCCGCCGCGACCGCCGTGCTCAGCGCCGCGCTCGGGTTGCTGCTGGCGCTCGGCCGGCTGTCGGCGCACCGACCGCTGCGGTGGTTGGCCGGCGCGTACGTCGAGATCTTCCGGACCGTACCCACGCTGCTGCTGATCTACGTGACGCTGTTCGCCCTGCCGCAGTACGGGATGAACTTCCCGCTGTTCTGGAAGCTCGTGGTGCCACTGGTGGTCTCCAACTCGGCGGCGTTCGCAGAGATCTTCCGAGCCGGCATCCTGGCCCTGGACCGGGGGCAGACCGAGGCCGGCCTCGCGGTCGGGCTGCGCCGCGGCCAGGTGATGGCGCTGGTGGTCCTGCCACAGGCGCTGCTCCAGCTCACCCCGTCCCTGGTCAGCCAGCTGGTCGGGCTGCTCAAGGACACCTCGCTCGGCTTCGTGGTCAGCTACACCGAGCTGCTCTACAGCGGGCAGGTGCTCTCCTCGTACACCCACCTGCTGATCCAGACATTCCTGGTGGTGGCGCTGATCTACCTGGTGGTCAACGCGTCGCTGTCGAAGTTCGCCCGCGTACTCCAGGCCCGCAACGGTCGGTTCACCGGCCGGCGCGGACGACGATCCGCGGACCTGCCGCCGTCGCTCACCGAAGGGAACATCCGGTGA
- a CDS encoding glycoside hydrolase family 2 protein: MSRQALHDGWTLRATPGAQVPAEIAGLTVQATVPGCVHTDLLDAGLIPDPYLDDNELALAWIGRTDWSYRTSFRRPAGDHDRVDLVCAGLDTVATVTVNGVEVGRTENMHRGYRFDVRALLRDGDNDLVVAFDSAYRYAEAQQERLGDRPNAYPEPFHFIRKMACNFGWDWGPTLVTAGIWQEIGLHAWSTARLATVRPLVTLAGRDGRVELHVEVERVADVPLTVRATVAGAHAEVVVPAGQRTAVLTLTAREPALWWPRGYGEQVRHLMEVTLHAPDGDILDSWSRRIGFRSVRLDTTPDEHGTPFALSVNDVPVFVRGVNWIPDDVFPNRVTRERLAERFDQATAANINLLRVWGGGRYESADFYDLADERGLLVQQDFLFACAAYPEEEPFGSEVAAEAAEQVTRLAPYPSLVLWTGNNENIWGWHDWDWQEVLAGRTWGRGYYLDVLPRIVGELDPIRPYWPGSPWSGTDEIHPNDPAHGTTHIWDVWNTDDYRKYREYVPRFVAEFGYQGPPAYATLRRALSDEPLAHDSPGMAHHQKAAGGDAKLQRGLDAHLPAPADFDDWHYLTQLNQARAIQLGVEHFRSHRSVCAGTIVWQLNDCWPVTSWSAVDGDGRRKPLWYALRHAYADRLLTVQPREGGLALVAVNDGGTPWRASASVTRLTLTGEPRAKTTMELDVPAYSAVTLTLPAELSQPEEDRRELLVAEAGESARRALWFFAEDRDVDWPAAAWDATVEPVDGGQRVRVTAGTVLRDLTLFPDRLEPSAEVDEVLVTLLPGESTTFTVHADTPLDAAALTSRPVLRCVNDIGRS; the protein is encoded by the coding sequence TTGAGCCGACAGGCACTCCACGACGGCTGGACCCTGCGGGCGACGCCCGGAGCGCAGGTGCCGGCCGAGATCGCCGGGCTGACCGTCCAGGCCACCGTGCCCGGTTGCGTACACACCGACCTGCTCGACGCCGGGCTGATCCCCGATCCCTACCTCGACGACAACGAACTGGCACTGGCCTGGATCGGGCGCACCGACTGGAGCTACCGGACGAGCTTCCGGCGCCCGGCGGGCGACCACGACCGGGTCGACCTGGTCTGCGCCGGCCTGGACACCGTCGCCACGGTCACCGTCAACGGTGTCGAGGTCGGCCGCACCGAGAACATGCACCGCGGCTACCGGTTCGACGTCCGAGCGCTGCTGCGCGACGGCGACAACGACCTGGTCGTCGCGTTCGACTCCGCCTACCGCTACGCCGAGGCGCAGCAGGAGCGGCTCGGCGACCGGCCCAACGCCTATCCGGAGCCGTTCCACTTCATCCGCAAGATGGCCTGCAACTTCGGCTGGGACTGGGGCCCCACACTGGTCACCGCCGGCATCTGGCAGGAGATCGGCCTGCACGCCTGGTCCACCGCCCGGCTGGCCACCGTCCGCCCGCTGGTCACCCTGGCCGGCCGGGACGGGCGGGTCGAGCTGCACGTCGAGGTCGAGCGGGTCGCGGACGTCCCGCTGACCGTCCGGGCCACCGTCGCCGGCGCCCACGCCGAGGTGGTCGTCCCGGCCGGGCAGCGCACGGCCGTGCTGACCCTCACCGCCCGCGAGCCCGCGCTGTGGTGGCCCCGGGGGTACGGCGAGCAGGTGCGCCACCTGATGGAGGTGACCCTGCACGCGCCGGACGGCGACATCCTGGACAGCTGGTCCCGGCGGATCGGCTTCCGCTCGGTCCGACTGGACACCACCCCCGACGAGCACGGCACCCCGTTCGCGCTGTCGGTCAACGACGTCCCGGTTTTCGTACGCGGGGTCAACTGGATCCCGGACGACGTGTTTCCCAACCGGGTCACCCGGGAGCGGCTGGCCGAGCGGTTCGACCAGGCCACGGCCGCCAACATCAACCTGCTGCGGGTCTGGGGCGGTGGCCGGTACGAGTCGGCGGACTTCTACGACCTCGCCGACGAGCGCGGACTGCTGGTCCAGCAGGACTTCCTGTTCGCCTGCGCCGCGTACCCGGAGGAGGAGCCGTTCGGCAGCGAGGTGGCCGCCGAGGCCGCTGAGCAGGTGACCCGGCTGGCGCCGTACCCGTCGCTGGTGCTCTGGACCGGCAACAACGAGAACATCTGGGGCTGGCACGACTGGGACTGGCAGGAGGTGCTGGCCGGGCGCACCTGGGGTCGCGGCTACTACCTGGACGTGCTGCCCCGCATCGTCGGCGAGCTGGACCCGATCCGCCCATACTGGCCGGGCAGCCCCTGGTCAGGCACGGACGAGATCCACCCCAACGACCCGGCGCACGGCACCACGCACATCTGGGACGTGTGGAACACCGACGACTACCGCAAATACCGGGAGTACGTGCCGCGCTTCGTCGCCGAGTTCGGCTACCAGGGCCCACCGGCGTACGCCACCCTGCGTCGGGCGCTGAGCGACGAACCCCTCGCCCACGACTCGCCGGGGATGGCGCACCACCAGAAGGCGGCCGGCGGGGACGCCAAGCTCCAGCGCGGCCTGGACGCGCACCTCCCCGCCCCGGCAGATTTCGACGACTGGCACTACCTGACGCAACTCAACCAGGCCCGGGCGATCCAGCTCGGGGTGGAGCACTTCCGCTCGCACCGGAGCGTCTGCGCGGGCACCATCGTCTGGCAGCTCAACGACTGCTGGCCGGTCACCTCCTGGTCGGCCGTCGACGGAGACGGCCGGCGCAAACCACTGTGGTACGCGCTGCGCCACGCGTACGCCGACCGGCTGCTCACCGTGCAGCCCCGCGAAGGCGGCCTGGCACTGGTCGCGGTGAACGACGGTGGCACGCCCTGGCGGGCGTCGGCCTCGGTGACCCGGTTGACCCTCACCGGCGAGCCCCGGGCGAAGACGACGATGGAGCTGGACGTCCCCGCGTACTCGGCGGTGACGCTGACGCTGCCGGCGGAATTGTCGCAGCCGGAGGAGGACCGGCGGGAGCTGCTGGTGGCCGAGGCGGGCGAGAGCGCGCGGCGTGCGCTCTGGTTCTTCGCCGAGGACCGGGACGTCGACTGGCCGGCGGCGGCCTGGGACGCGACGGTCGAGCCGGTCGACGGTGGACAGCGGGTCCGGGTCACCGCCGGCACGGTGTTGCGCGACCTGACCCTCTTCCCGGACCGGCTGGAGCCGTCCGCCGAGGTGGACGAGGTGCTGGTCACCCTGCTGCCAGGGGAGTCGACGACCTTCACCGTCCACGCCGACACCCCGCTGGACGCCGCAGCCCTCACCTCCCGGCCGGTGCTGCGCTGCGTCAACGACATCGGGCGAAGCTAA
- a CDS encoding asparaginase has translation MTIPRYAELARVVRNGFVESRHYGSVVVLDPDGAVARTAGVPDEPVLPRSTLKPVQALACRIAATAGPRDTDPLTGRALALAAGSHTGDDRHVEVVRAMLAGAGLTEDALGCPVDWPEDEPTRDRLIRAGGQRERIRMNCSGKHAAMLVACVARSWSTHDYLDPDHPLQRETAATVARLAGTPITHQAVDGCGAPLFGLPLTGLARTFQALVTAPTGSDEERVAQAMRQHPEYVGGWHGHPNTDLMRALPGVLAKGGAEGVLAVAAPDGHAVAVKVVDGSPRATTAIALAALEAVGVPVGGADALRRVPVLGGGEPVGAVTAVIDWTAASSRTEKEES, from the coding sequence GTGACCATCCCCCGGTACGCCGAACTGGCCCGGGTCGTCCGCAACGGTTTCGTCGAGAGCCGGCACTACGGCAGCGTCGTGGTGCTCGACCCGGACGGCGCGGTCGCCCGCACTGCCGGCGTACCCGACGAGCCGGTGCTCCCCCGCTCCACCCTCAAGCCGGTGCAGGCGCTGGCCTGTCGGATCGCGGCGACCGCCGGGCCGCGCGACACCGACCCACTGACCGGCCGGGCGCTGGCCCTCGCCGCCGGCAGCCACACCGGCGACGACCGGCACGTCGAGGTGGTCCGGGCGATGCTCGCCGGCGCGGGTCTGACCGAGGACGCGCTCGGCTGCCCGGTGGACTGGCCGGAGGACGAGCCGACCCGGGACCGGCTGATCCGCGCCGGCGGGCAGCGCGAGCGGATCCGGATGAACTGCTCCGGCAAGCACGCCGCGATGCTCGTCGCCTGCGTCGCGCGGTCCTGGAGCACGCACGACTACCTCGATCCCGACCACCCGCTCCAGCGGGAGACCGCCGCCACCGTCGCCCGACTGGCCGGCACGCCGATCACGCACCAGGCGGTCGACGGCTGCGGCGCACCGCTGTTCGGCCTGCCGCTGACCGGCCTGGCCCGCACGTTCCAGGCGCTGGTCACGGCACCCACCGGCAGCGACGAGGAGCGGGTCGCCCAGGCCATGCGCCAGCACCCCGAGTACGTGGGCGGCTGGCACGGGCACCCGAACACCGACCTGATGCGGGCGCTGCCCGGAGTACTCGCCAAGGGCGGGGCCGAGGGCGTACTCGCGGTGGCCGCCCCGGATGGCCACGCGGTGGCGGTGAAGGTGGTCGACGGCTCACCCCGAGCCACTACCGCCATCGCGCTCGCCGCCCTGGAGGCCGTGGGCGTACCGGTCGGCGGGGCCGACGCCCTGCGCCGGGTGCCGGTGCTCGGCGGCGGCGAACCCGTGGGCGCCGTCACCGCCGTCATCGATTGGACCGCGGCATCGTCTCGCACCGAAAAGGAAGAGTCATGA
- a CDS encoding amino acid ABC transporter permease, with translation MDALTAHLSELGHGLVTTVELTVVTTVGAMLLGIIVATLRIAPVPLLRAIGTAYVEVFQNLPLLALLVLFVFALPTIGITFPLFTSAAIVIAVYEGAYLAEAIRAGINTVGVGQAEAARAIGLTFGQSLRHVILPQGLRAVIQPIGNICIALLMNTSLAAAVGVVELTQAANTVNLIEAQPLAVFTGAGLAYMLLALIIGQVTGLLERRLAIVR, from the coding sequence ATGGACGCCCTCACCGCCCACCTGAGCGAACTCGGCCACGGCCTGGTCACGACGGTCGAACTGACCGTCGTGACCACCGTCGGCGCGATGCTGCTGGGCATCATCGTGGCCACCCTGCGGATCGCCCCCGTACCGCTGCTGCGCGCCATCGGCACGGCGTACGTCGAGGTGTTCCAGAACCTGCCGCTGCTGGCCCTGCTGGTCCTCTTCGTCTTCGCGCTGCCGACCATCGGCATCACGTTCCCGCTGTTCACCTCCGCCGCGATCGTCATCGCCGTCTACGAGGGGGCGTACCTGGCCGAGGCGATCCGGGCCGGGATCAACACGGTCGGCGTCGGCCAGGCCGAGGCGGCGCGGGCCATCGGGCTCACCTTCGGTCAGTCCCTGCGGCACGTGATCCTGCCGCAGGGACTGCGGGCGGTGATCCAGCCGATCGGCAACATCTGCATCGCGCTGCTGATGAACACCTCGCTGGCCGCCGCCGTCGGCGTGGTCGAGTTGACCCAGGCCGCCAACACCGTGAACCTCATCGAGGCCCAGCCACTCGCCGTCTTCACCGGCGCGGGCCTCGCCTACATGCTGCTGGCCTTGATCATCGGTCAGGTCACCGGCCTGCTCGAGCGAAGGCTGGCGATCGTCCGATGA